In the Arachis ipaensis cultivar K30076 chromosome B10, Araip1.1, whole genome shotgun sequence genome, one interval contains:
- the LOC107622393 gene encoding uncharacterized protein LOC107622393, producing MSMMRAKSVLTSSANTLFQLLRSNSNSHLATLMSRRRTGLTSFSSSSSPSALSPDHRVPATVITGFLGSGKTTLLNHILTSQHGKRIAVIENEFGEVDIDGSLVASHSSSSEDIIMVNNGCLCCTVRGDLVKMLLELVTKKRHNFDHIVIETTGLAKPAPVIETFCMDELVSQHVKLDGCVTLVDCKHAMRHLNEVKPRFVVNEAVEQVAYADHIILNKIDLVTETELEILTKKIKHINGMAQIKQATFGVVDVDFVLGVGGYDLERIDSEVHGECSSSACHQNDSGHDHKGHHHDDHVHDSSVSSVSIVAEGTLDLDEVDDWLERLIEEKGEDLYRMKGVLSVDGSDQRYVFQGVHSMLDGCPGQTWEPNEKRLNKLVFIGRNLDETALRKAFKGCLL from the exons ATGAGCATGATGAGGGCGAAGAGTGTATTAACATCATCTGCTAACACCCTTTTTCAGCTTCTCCGTTCTAATTCTAATTCCCATCTGGCGACACTGATGAGTAGGAGGAGGACTGGACTGACCTCCTTTTCTTCGTCTTCGTCTCCTTCTGCGCTCTCTCCTGACCATCGCGTTCCTGCTACTGTCATTACTGGTTTTCTTGGCTCCGGAAAG ACTACTCTTCTCAATCATATTCTCACATCTCAACATGGCAAGCGCATTGCCGTCATTGAAAATGAG TTTGGTGAGGTGGATATTGACGGATCCTTGGTTGCTAGTCATTCTTCCTCAAGCGAAGACATTATCATGGTTAACAATGGCTGCCTCTGCTGCACCGTGCGAGGAGATCTGGTTAAAATGCTCTTGGAGTTGGTCACCAAAAAGCGACACAATTTTGATCATATCGTAATTGAAACCACAG GTCTTGCAAAGCCAGCTCCAGTTATTGAAACATTCTGCATGGATGAACTGGTTTCTCAGCATGTGAAATTGGATGGATGTGTGACTTTGGTTGATTGCAAGCATGCTATGCGACACTTAAATGAAGTGAAACCAAGATTTGTGGTTAATGAGGCAGTAGAGCAAGTTGCATATGCCGATCATATTATTTTGAACAAG ATAGATTTGGTTACTGAAACCGAGTTAGAGATACTGACCAAGAAAATAAAG CACATCAATGGGATGGCACAAATTAAGCAAGCTACATTTGGAGTTGTGGATGTGGACTTTGTTCTAGGAGTTGGAGGATATGATCTTGAGAG AATTGATTCTGAGGTGCATGGAGAATGTTCCTCTTCCGCATGCCATCAAAATGATTCTGGACATG ATCACAAAGGGCATCATCATGATGATCATGTGCATGATTCTTCTGTCTCTAGCGTTAGTATTGTTGCTGAGGGAACTCTTGATCTTGATGAG GTGGATGATTGGCTAGAGAGATTGATTGAAGAAAAAGGAGAGGACCTTTACAGAATGAAGGGTGTGTTATCAGTGGATGGTTCTGATCAGCGATATGTGTTTCAGGGGGTGCATTCCATGTTGGATGGCTGCCCGGGACAAACATGGGAACCAAATGAGAAGAGGCTTAACAAGCTTGTATTCATCGGAAGAAACTTGGATGAAACTGCCCTCAGAAAAGCCTTCAAAGGTTGTCTACTATAG